Proteins encoded by one window of Thalassoroseus pseudoceratinae:
- a CDS encoding beta-alanine-activating enzyme beta-propeller domain-containing protein, with the protein MRTRTHLKPTRSHCKATTLLVVLAMCVGTSTVAFAQDKNAEKANNWESYRNGFQLLGTTNARLPEKLEVLWTIPTEFGVTSTAAIVGDRVYVPTLGGEVLCVELRTGKTLWKTRSIDDPDPAAFAPGFKSSPTVWEGVIYLGDEDGMFHAIDAETGKRKWQFKTNGEIISSASIVGEKVIFGSYDNSLYCLNRKTGEKLWSFETDGYVNCSPAISTEHTFVTGCDEHLRVINLETGEEEIDMPLGSYLIASPALRDGILYVGTYASSVVAIDWKTKKTLWSYRDEDREFPYHSSAAVTDDMVIIGGRDKQIHAIDRKTGRGIWTFGTRKRVDSSPVVAGDRVFCGSSDGFLYELNRKTGQELQRYKIGREVTASPAIGQNCLIIAAEGSNEPIICLGKKMKP; encoded by the coding sequence AGCCACCACCCTGCTGGTTGTTCTGGCGATGTGCGTGGGCACTTCGACAGTGGCGTTCGCGCAGGACAAGAACGCTGAAAAAGCCAACAACTGGGAAAGCTATCGCAACGGGTTCCAACTGCTCGGCACGACAAACGCGAGATTGCCAGAGAAATTGGAAGTTCTCTGGACGATTCCTACAGAGTTTGGGGTGACTTCGACGGCAGCAATCGTTGGCGATCGCGTCTACGTGCCCACACTCGGAGGTGAGGTCCTCTGCGTTGAATTGCGAACCGGCAAGACGCTATGGAAGACCCGCTCCATCGACGATCCCGATCCCGCCGCCTTCGCACCGGGTTTCAAATCGTCGCCGACCGTCTGGGAAGGCGTGATCTACTTGGGTGACGAAGATGGAATGTTTCACGCCATCGATGCTGAAACCGGCAAACGGAAATGGCAGTTCAAAACCAACGGGGAAATCATCAGTTCTGCCAGTATCGTGGGCGAGAAAGTCATCTTTGGTTCGTACGACAACAGCCTGTATTGTCTCAATCGCAAGACTGGAGAGAAGCTGTGGTCCTTTGAAACGGACGGCTACGTCAACTGTTCCCCTGCAATCTCCACAGAACACACCTTTGTGACCGGATGCGACGAGCATTTGCGGGTCATCAATCTCGAAACCGGGGAAGAAGAAATCGATATGCCTTTGGGCTCGTATCTGATTGCCTCCCCAGCCCTGCGTGATGGCATTCTTTATGTGGGAACCTATGCGAGCAGCGTGGTCGCAATCGACTGGAAAACGAAAAAGACGTTGTGGTCGTACAGGGATGAAGACAGAGAGTTCCCCTATCACTCGTCCGCTGCTGTGACCGATGATATGGTGATTATCGGAGGACGTGACAAACAGATTCACGCAATCGATCGTAAGACCGGACGCGGGATCTGGACGTTCGGCACACGGAAACGCGTCGATAGTTCGCCGGTTGTCGCGGGAGATCGAGTCTTCTGCGGTTCGAGCGACGGTTTTCTGTACGAACTCAACCGAAAAACGGGTCAGGAGCTTCAGCGATACAAAATCGGCCGGGAAGTCACCGCCTCTCCCGCGATTGGGCAGAATTGCCTCATCATTGCTGCGGAAGGATCGAACGAACCCATTATCTGTCTCGGCAAAAAGATGAAGCCTTGA